The Melanotaenia boesemani isolate fMelBoe1 chromosome 3, fMelBoe1.pri, whole genome shotgun sequence genome contains the following window.
ATTTAGGACATCTGGAGGAAATTATACAAAACTTCTGACATGAAAGTAAAACACTTGACTGAGCGGGTCACACTAATGAATGTAAATACGTAAgtgtctttttatttggtttgctGCTGATTGCTTTGCCCTCTCGCTGATTGTGagagacaaaacaaacacttttgtCCATAATATCACAGccattgaaaaaaataaagccaaaaatagataataaaaatattattaaaaaaaacttctgatgGAGATGTGCCTTCAAAGAACAGCGAGGTCATGACAGCTCTTGGAGCGCACTTTGACTGCCATGCGCTGGTTGTTGCGTGCCACCAATTTGTCCAGGAAACGCCGAGCCTTCTTAGTAAGACTCTCTTTGCGCTTGTAGATGGAGCGTCTGTGCTTGGTAACCTCATTTCCATCACGACGGAGGCGGATCTGTCGTACCACACCCTCAAAGAGCTCGGCCACGTTGTGCTGCAGAGAAGCTGATGTTTCAATGAACTTGCAGTCAAACACCACAGCGCATGCACGGCCCTCTAAAGGATAAACGACACAGATGGAACATTACTGGAATGTTATAGCTGCATCTCACTGattaaatcacatttaatcacattttattgaACACTAGTATGCATTTTTCCCACTATGATCATTGACCCCACCTTCCACAGCTACTTCTCTGGCTCGAACCAAATCACTTTTGTTCCCTACAAGAATGATGGGAAGGTTTTCGGCCTGGCGAGTCCTCCTTAATGTGATGCGGAGCTCAGCGGCAGAATCAAAACTTGAGCGGTCAGTGACAGAATAGACAATAACATAAGCACTCCCCACTTTGAGACAGTCATCATGGAAGGAGGGATCCTCATCATCCTGTAATTACATAGATAGAAAGTAAATCCAACTTCATGAAATAACAGCTAGGATGGAGTTTATAGCTTACATTGACATATAATACACcatatttatattctttatattGCTCTGCCAGAATTGACAAAACCTTTGATATATTATGGACAACTCGCAGAAATGATGtgcaaattatttaaaggaAGAGGTAAATATGTGCAACGAACAATATTTAACCTTATGGTTTGACCTCCTACATTGTAtctattattcattcactcctcattcatacttggtgatggtaagttGCACTTGGGCAATCTGACTTAAATGGCCAATCTGTGCCAACGGCCTCTCTGACCATCACctaacattcatccacattcatacaccagcgatgccgacactggaggcaaagagagtgaagtgtcttgcccaaacTGACTGAGGGAGTGGTaatcaaaccaccaaccttccaTGGTGGACGACACACTCTCCACCTAAACCACTACTGCCACTGCTGCCCTtatgtttatttcccttttaaatggtaccacatttgtaatgaaaattacatttgtgggatgagcagcaaaaatgagtatgtgggttgtggATGCCAAATCTTCTCTGTAAATTCCAAATGGCCTATTCTGCTATTAACTGCCATGACTGCTCCTCATCGACGGGTTCATTAACACTGGTGTTGACAACATGTGCATTGAAACCTGCACATGTGGAGGAATGTTATGTTCAATGGTGGGTTTAGATTCTGCCTTCAGTAGTTGGTAGATGTAACGCCACTGCTCCGAAAAAGAAACAGCTTGTGGTGGAGGCAGTACGATAGGTGTAGGGCAGCATCTCcctcactggaaaaacaaggcTTGACATCACTGTGGACAATCTCAATGCAGAGAGATAACAAGACAAAATTTTGCAGTCAGTGATTATCCCATAGCTCCACAGTCTGGGAACAAGCTCTATGCTCCAAGATGACTAAGATTGCCTCCTCAGAGCAGAGTTTACGAGAGACTACttccagaatttgggagtggagaggatAAGATGACCTGCttgcagtcctgacctcaaccccagTGAACTTTTGTGGGATTAGCTAGGGTGTAATGTCCAtgccagagtgaccaacacaaccacattaCCACACTTCTTCAAATGCTCGCTGAAAAAGGGGTTGCCATCCCAGAGCAGTTTGGACCTGAATATGATACCCACAACTACCACCAGATATGAAATCTTCTTAATTCTTTACAGCTCATGCTCTCTATCTACATCTATGTCAAcatacaaaagaacaaaaagtacCAGTTTGTCATTCTCCCATGTATCCATGACGATCAGTGTGGTTTCCTCTCCATCAACTGTCAGCGTCCGCTCGTATGTGTCTTCTGTAACAAGTaatcaatgaaaacatttaggagaaaataaaactttgttaaGTCTGTGCTCAAACCAAGCAACATCATCATGTTGGGTCGCAGTTTTCATTTTTGGAttggctgtttttgtgtttttttttctgttttacttagGAGGATATTCTTTATGTCCCTTGTCCTGTCTTACATCTTGTGTTTCAACATTTTCCACTTTAAATCTTTGGTGTTAGGTGTTCGTTTTCCTTAAATGTTGTTCAGAGCCAAATAACACGGGGAATTCAGTTTTTGGCTAAATGCTATTGGAATAAATCAAGTTACTactcaatttattttattactattgTTTGGATGATTtatgcacaaaaaaacaatataagtgtCAGTTTGGACCATAGTGATGATCATATAACATCATCAAGGtccaaaacattttcacaaaggAAATGTTAtaaattttctgacttttaaatgtCTTGTAATATGAGTTTCATGACCACTAGCAGTTTATAATCTGTCAAACCAAGGATGGATCCCTGGTTAACTGACACCACACATGCAATCAGGTACTGCTGCAGGCAGGCAGACTGGAAttggaaaaatgacaaactacAGGTGTCTCTGGAAATGTTGAAGGATACTCTTGCTGACTATCAGAGGGCTGTAAGGGAGGCAAAGTCTAAATATCTGTCTGATATTATTTCTAGCAGCAAGCATCGTCCTAGAGTCTCATTTAGTGCTATGGACTCTTCTTAACCCCTACTGCTATGGCTGCTGTCAGGCAGGCTGTAAATGGAGATCTTAATATGGCCTTCCCTGTTGCCTCTGCTGTGTTGGAACACTTTGGAGTTAGCTTCAGTGTCCTCATTTTCTCTTATTGTGAAATCCTTGAAACCTACTAATTGTCCTCTGGATGTTGTTCCTGCCAGAACCCCGAAAGAATGTTTTTAATGCTGCTGGGCCTTGTCTTCTGTCTTTTATTAATGCTTGTCTTAGTTCAAGATTTGTCCCAGCtgctttaaacattaaatggtAGGgctctttcttaaaaaaagaagaaaaaaaaacttaaccaAAGGGTTCTTAAACCCTCTGGTTTAATCTTATTTCAAACCTGTTTCTTATTTACCCTTTTTAACTAAGGTATTAGAAAAAGATGTTTGTATTCAGTTACAGTCCTTTCTGGAAAACAGTCCTATTTTAGAGAAATTCCAATCCGGTGTCAGGTCACAGCACAGCAATGAGTCTGCATTACTAAAGGTTCATAATGACGTTACTTTGTTGATGCCAAGTGCCTTGTTATTTTAGTTATGCCTAACAGCAGCCTTTGACAAGGTCTACCACACTGACCTCCTTGTCACGTCTTGAGCATTACATTGGCATCTGAGGCACTGCAGTAAAGTGGTTTTAATCATATTTGACAAACAGAAGCTTTTCTGTAATGACTGGTGACCTCTCTTCATACGTTGCGCCTCTCTCTCTTGTGGTGTCCCACAGGGGTGTATTCTGGGCCCTGTTCTATTTTCATTGTCAATTCTACTACTTGGATCTTTTATAGCCAAGtataatttatcttttcattactATGCTGACAATGTGCAGTTATATATACTGAACCCAGATCATAAATATTCACTAGGTCTTTTATCAAATTGCATCACTGACATtaaatttttgttaaaaactTGACATTTGAATGCAGACAAACAGTATCATGTCTGATGATTCTATGATGACTGGTTTTGGCTCCCTATCCCAAACAGTTCCAATGTCAGATTTCTGGCACTGATCTTTGATAGTTACTTGAAATTCAATATACAAATTATAATGTGGTTAAGAcaagtttttatcatttgtgtttacttgCCAAAGCTAAACCTTTTCATGAACTTGAGATAGCCATTTATGCATTTATCAGTTCCACACTGAATAACTCTAACACAATGTATGCCATTGTCCTTACATCCTGTGTCGGCCAAATTCAACTTACACACAATATGTGTCTGTGTATGGCTGTACTTTTTTAAAGTACAGCCATACAAGAGCAACAtatccttttctttcttcattgaCTTTAATTCAAATTTGGGATTaatttgaaacttttttttttttttttttttttaagctctcAACAGCCTTGcaccattttatttatctgagcTTTTAACTAGTAGTGAGCATGGTAAGGCTTTAATGTAACCCCAACCAGCTTTTACTCAACGAACCCAGATCTAGATGCAAACATTGGGGTGACCGACCTTTTTCAGTAGTTCCTCCCAGACACTGAAATTAGCTGTCCTCTGATCTATATGTTATCTAGTGGTTCTGATCTTGTACTTAGTGGTTTTTAAGTCCTAACTTTAAACCTATTTATTTAGAATGGCTTTTAATAGTAATGTGGTGAAAGTTCAATTTtactctgttttattattttggttttctACTCTTACTTTTTACTCTTATGTTTTATAATCTTTAGTGTAATATTCCTACTACtcctttatatttttgtatttataactGCTTTGGTATGTTTTGGtgatgttctgtttttttaaaagcccTTTAGATACGGTTTGTTGGAAAGGgctatattaaaaataaagtattataaCAGGATGAACTAAAGTATAGTTTAGTTTGCTGACAGCTGACAAAAATGACATTGTAtgttataaaactttttttaattcagttttgtgGCAGCTTATGCAGCTACAATATATTGTTATAGGATTTTTTTAAGAGacataatctaaaataaaattaaatctccCACAGCCCAGCACCAGAATTCCCACACATAGATTGAAAACTTTGGGCCTAATCAGTGTTCCTTGACAACAAACAGCATTCAatgacttttctgtttttttccttaatttcaAGCCTCTTTATCTCTCATGTGTTTCATGATGATGGGAACCTtcttcaaagaaaacaaatacttAATTCTTTGTGAAATTCAAATGTTTCAAATggagtataaaataaaaatattgctatTACcttagcaaataaataaaataaaacaaaactgcacAGGCAGTAACTTTGTTGACATTAAACAAGCACAACAGAATCAATCAGGGTATATCTCCAATAACTCAATAAGTTTGGTAATAAATGTCTTCCGAACTATTTAAGGTTACTAGATAACAAGTAGATCTAATTAATAAATCTAATAATTGTTGGGATATTTCAATTTAGACTAAAGTAAGGGTTTAACTGAGTGGCCAGCACTTTCTACTAAAGTAATTTTCTCCAAGGCTTggccagaaaaataaacaacatggaGAACAACAAATAATGATGTTTATTATGACTGAGGTCAAAAACAGACCAATAACAAACAATAACAGCACAAACTAACTCAGAGTTCAAACAAGAATATAAACACGCAGAATCAGACACAGAGTTCATTTAACCTGAAAAACTAACAGCAGACAGATCAAGCCCTCACACCATGTCAGACTTTCAGAGGATCAATAAAAGTTGCCAATCATGGCCAAAGGCCAATCATCATGTGACACAAGAGCTGATCAATGATGCTGAGCCAGTCAGGGTGGCAATGTCACAACAAAGTCAAAGATACTGTGCACTTCTAAAGTGCTGAGTCTATTTTAAACATATCTAAGTGCATACTTAGTGTGGTGCTGGGCAGAGAGGAAGTGGTGCTACAATTTTCTCACAATTCTCTCACTATCTTCTAGAAATATTCTCACTTTGGTTTCAGAGTATTTCTTTTTTCGTGAATGCTCTTGAGCAAGTTAAACATTCATTGTTTCCATAGTGCTTCATTTCCTGCCCATGCTTTAAATCTGAATAATGATGGGAAACTTGGACCCTGTCATGAGTGATGAAAACCAGGGTTGAGAGGAACATTTACAAAGAGCAATAAATTGGATCAGAGgctataatttaaaaaaacaattgatAAACAAGTTGGTGAGAACATAAAAGCACTGACAACTAGCACATGAAACATAGACATAAATTCTCACCCCCAGGTTGTTCATCTTTCTCTGTGACTCCTGCAAAAATTCCTGCAAGGCTGGTCTTTCCGACACCATGGTCGCCAAGCAACACCACTCTGTAAACACAGTCCGAATCACTCTGTGAATCATCATCAGAGTCTGAACTCCAGTGAGCGCGGTAGTGGTGGGACTTGTCTCCTGGGTTGTAGGATGCTGACTGCCCCAGAGGAAGGTGGCCGCGAAGTGGACGAGAATGCTCCAGGTCCGACTGAGTGTTGCCAGAAAGCTGAGGGTCCCGAGTCCAGGATGGGTGCTGGTAAAGGGGAGGAATCGGCGTGCTGCTTCGCCGTTGCAAAGGCTCCTTCTCTCTCTGGGTGTTGAGGGTCATATTGCTATGGTAACGGCATCAGGACAGGAAAAGCCTAGGGGGACAAAATAATTTGGTTTACAGAATAAAGTCTGGTCCAAAATAACAAGTTCAACAGTTTTCAGAGAGTATATGATTGAAATTGCAAACATTTAATTGACTCTTGCTGCAGTGATGTAGTCCAGGGTGTGTCAATACACTCCGACCTCAGTGCTGGGTTTGGTTACAGATGGTTGAccaaaaaaatgtgtgaaaccACAAATGCAACTATGAAATTGCAGAGGCCATTGTTAGGTTACATGTGAATGCAATTATTTTCATATGACTATAATTAGAAGGAATCCTCAGTTGTAAAAGCTATCATAAAGCTCCAGAGATTTTCTTGTATGATAAAGGTTGAAGAAAATTTCCAGTAAAGCAAGTGGCTGTGTTCCTTCAGCTTCCTGCTTGGTTACACTAACCTCCACCATGAGAGTGCAAAAGGATCAACAGCTGAGGTTTTGTGACCAGTAATTCTACCATggaaaaaagtttattattttgttctaAAACTCTTTCTACTTATCCCACAGGAATTGAAATCATTATATAAAGACTGTTCGTTTTCTAAAAggactttatttaaaacaaaatcttcAGAATGAGCAATAGCTATTGAATTAACTAAATCATAGGAAATTTTGATGTGGAACTCCAGACTCCTTCCTGCtttaaagcttatttaaaaacatgcaaatacatAGAAACAATCACCTTATGATCAGTTTGAGACAAGTAACTGATAATACTTTAAAATTATGGATCTACTTTTGAATAAATACAAGTTACTTTTAAGGTGAAGACATCTAAATTGACATGACAAGTGAGGGCTGATACTTTTACTTAATAATCTGTTTTCATAAACAATCACTTTGCTTAGAAACATGACAGTAAATTTTATTCTGTAGCTAAAGATGCTATACCACTGATTATGGGAACATAGCGGAATTGTACCCATTATTAAAACTTTAACTACAGTTTAGGGGGATCAGTAGACTGCCTGTTTAGTGTGTAAATTAAATCTTATCCTCATGTAAGTTGATTTATTtggcaaaacaacaacaatagcataaaaaacaacaagcaaAATCCTTAAATTCAGGTACTTGACAATGCATTTACTATCTGTGAGCaactacacacaaacaaaccttccataataaataattcaagTTATGAAAGCCACCAAGAATGACTGGGAGTGATGGTGAGGAACAATAGACTACCCAAGAGctcaaagttaaaaacaaaaagtaaaaactattttagaattatttaaaaaatacataattttattaGAAGTTTTAGCTAATTCATGGAAAACATAACAAGCTCCAGTTTAAGGGGTCAGCAGACACGTCTCTCTGATGCAATATAGATCAAGTAAATGTCAGCCAGCTTCCACAAAGTAATGACCAATGTAGCTTTAGTTAAAGTAAATCAGGAAAAAGCTTAGAATAAAGGATGAGACATGTTATTGTGTATTGTACCACAATGTACACATCTGCTCACATCGTGTGACATCTctaaaaaaactttatataaaactcctcattaaaatattttaaaatcacatttactGACACAGTCAGATATAAAAGCTAATATGCTAAAGTATGACTTTTAAAAGTAATCTAACGGCTGCCATTTTTGCATAAAGTTTAATGTATTTTCAAGTGATGCATCATTgtactttaaagaaaattaaaacaaatgtttaatgcattttctatgTAGACAATATACTGTagataaataaacagacttACCATACAAGCCATGCAAAGTCTGCTTCTGTCCAGCCTCATCAAAGAACAGAAATGAATTGAACTCTGTCTccctgtgtctgtctgtgtaacAGTACCCTGGTGCCACAGTAACgcacctggaaaaaaaaagttccacaACAGCGTTAAAAATTCAGCAGTGGAATCACAGTTATCTACCTCCCtgtagcgtgtgtgtgtgtgtcagagcgACAGCAGAGGAGAAACAGATATCTGAGGagggagtgtgtatgtgtgtgagttttatCAGTGTGGAGGGCGAGCtggttttggaaacattttggtcacttcctgtctgaccAAAGAGACACAGTTTAACTTAATGAAGCAGCTGAGTCCGGACAGCCTGGTTTAAATATGAGCGTGAAAGATGCCTTTTCCACTGGCTTTGTGGATTTAAAGTGAGCCTGAGAGTGAGCTCTACAATGaccaacacaaacatctgattcttattaaaattaaataaaaatggtaattGACTTGAGTGCTAAaggaaaaaacaagtttttcttttatttttaacaaagaatGAATTAATGAAGTATGATTAGAACTAGGTGGTGAAGAATTGTTTTGTAATAGGCAGATAAAGACAACATATTAACTAGCTAACTGAAAAAATACCACTTTAGTCATGGAAAACAGCAGAATGACCTAACTGATACCAACTAAATTATCATTACCTGACTAATTAATCAGAAGAAACCTAtctattaaataattatagatAAAGCTAGCTAATGTAACAACCAACTAGCTAATAAAGGTAACAAAAACACTAGCTAAAAAACAATATACCATCTGTTAATTAACAAGTCAGGTGATGAAGTTATCAGAGAGAATCAATAAGAAGCTAACTAGGCTAACTGGCAGTTTGGCAGCTGAAAGAGCAGTTTCTATATCAGCAGTTTACTAACTGATCATTTATTTGAATGATGCTAGTATAAGAGTAGTTGGATGAAGAAAGTTTATCGATtaatagacagatagacagagaaatatgttttttttttctgaatagtCTAGAAATGGTATCATAAGTATGTTCTCCTTTCATATTACTCTATGAAATTGCTGTGGGCACGTGATCTGAGGCTGAAATTGAGTTTACTTTATAGAGGAAAAACTAAAAATCCATtttgaactaaataaataaactaaaatagatttttaatgtGATTTAGCCAAAACACActtaattctttatttcatattattttctcCGTGACATCATTTGACATCCATTTACTTTTAGAAAATGTTAATTAACTTTTCCATTCTCTGTTTAAAAAGAtaattcaatttatttaaagGGGGAAACAGTGAAATTGTTTCTTTGCTGTCCTCGCAGTGCATTGCTGAGCAGAGCTAGACAGCTAGCTAACAATTTGTATCTCAAAGAATCAACAGAGCTTAGTCTTTCTTGTGAACTTTAttgaattaaagtaaaataaaatctacacaCAAAGTGATTACAAAACTTAAAAGtacttaaaaaagagaaaatttgtcATTTATGACAAAACATGTACTTGCAGATAAATAATGTCAAAGACACAAGCGTTGCAAGAACCAGTTTTAGACACCACATGCTCAGCTGCCATTGCTGTGATTCACTAAAGAAATTACGTAAATTTCCCAGTTACTTTACAACTGCAGTTACAAAAATGTCCTATAGGGGGCTATAACATAAAGCTCAACATAGAGATTTAGTCTAcaacttaaaatgaaaacatttcagtgaAGGCAGAATGGTTTCACCACAACGTTTGTACCTCCCTCTTATAGAGCTTAATCTTGTAAACTTTCCTGAGAACTTGTTTTCAGTtgtaaaactgcaacacaacttCCTGaaactaaataactgttttgatgtctaccagATGGCTTTTCGGCCACACCACCACGGTACTGAAACTGTTCTAGGTAAGGTATTTAATGACATCtgcctgagcacagatagcggaaacatttcagttcttgtACCACCAGATCTCAGGGCTACATTTGACATGGTCTTACTAGAccagctgaaaaactgggtaggactttctggcactgccATTAATtagtttgagtcctatttaaaagacagggactactttgtgtctataggtaactataaatctgagccaGCCAAAATAATCTGTGGAGTTCCTCAATGCTCCATCTTGGGCCCACTGCTGtccaacatctacatgctgccactcgctcaaaTTATGAAgaacaactaaacatgttaccacaattatgctgatgacacacaaatctacataaccacctcaccaggagactaaagtctgatccaaactctgatcaactgcattgatcaaattaaagattggatgtgccagaacttcctccAGTTATTTGAAGACAAAACTCAAATAGTAGTTTTTTGAGCCAgtgaagaaagattaaaattcagcactcagcttcaaacagctaagttaAAATTTAACatccaagccagaaatctgggactTGTCAGGGACTcggacctgaattttagcagttattttAAGACggttgtgaagtcagcctagtatcacttaaagaacatattgagGATAAAACGACTGATGACTCTGGATTTAGAAAAACGTGTCCATGCATTAATCTTTattagactggactactgtaatgctgtctctacaggtctccctaaaaagtccgtCAGACAGCTtcagttagtccagaatgctgctgctcgagtcctcacttagatcatataactccagtcctcagatctttacactgacttcctgtctgtcaaagaattaacttcaaaatcctgctgttagtttacaaagcactgaatggtttagaaccaaaatacattcaagatcttctggtttgttatgaaccaatcagatccttcaggtcatcagggtcaggtctactttttGTTCtcagtcagaactaaacgtggagaggcagctttcagcttttatgtgttgctcctcacatgtggaacaaactcccagaaaactgcaggtctgctgaaactctcagcagttttaggtgagggttaaaaacttttctttttgctgccttttatcaaaacaactgttaattcctcacactggaactttatttcttgcattttatctattttatttaagcctttatatatctgtttttagttaatttcttttaaagtttgcttgtaatgcacttgttattgtttCCTGCATCCTGCATGTAATGCTTTTAGCACGTTAAATTGTCtcatacatgaaatgtgctatacaaatagaCTTACCTTGCCTTACCTCTTCCCCTCAGCCTCAACTCAACTCGTCTGCGAACAAATGTGCAAAGTGGAAACACACTGAATGTCATGGTTCCTGGGTTTTGGTGtgttctttggtttgtgttagATTTTAATCACGGTTTTTGtttgtcatgttctgttttgatcttggtttctagttctggtttttgtgtcTAGTTTTCTGTTTGGATTattgtttgtgtcatgttttagtttttgtcttgagttttcttcttcttctaccttTTGATTTTTGGCAGGTGGCACCTTCCAATcaggtgcattactgccacctacTATGCTGGAGTGTGGGTTTGAGCGGATAAGAccgaaaaaaaccaaaaaaaaaaaaaaaaaaaaaactagagtCTAGTAATTAATCCAGTCTCCTTTAGGAAACATAACAAGTACTTCCATGGCTCACCCCTTAATATAGATGATAGCTGGAGATCAGTGACGCCAGCTTTCTTTAAACCTGTATGGGATTTATTCTTTTTGCTGAATATTTTGGACACTGACAAAACACATGTTGAACTGTCTCTTCTTCACCACAATTTTCACACAAACCTGACGGGTGTTTGCCTAttaagtttaatgttttatttaagccaGTGTGTCCAATTCTGAGTCTAGTGATGACCTGTTCTTTCCTcgtgctgccccctgctggtctcATTTTGCCCACCTTCCCCTGGATCGAATGTAAGTGTCCATCTGTCCTGTCTTCATcccattttttttgccattccTGCAAGATTTGTGTCTTGAGTTTTGGTTCATAGTTCTGggttttgtcacatttagttcaattttcttgttttccctcttgtgttcctgtggtttctgtttctggctcattagttcacctggtgtAATTACTCAtttacttcacctgttccttgttactccctctctgtgcatatataccccatggttttaactttgcttttgtcagatccttgtggttcattccctgtattgtgtgtttccctgctcctgAGTTTATTTCCAATAAacccttttacctgcaccgaGCTGCCTCCTGCCACTTCTGCTTGCATTTGGATCCTCACCTCtgccaacacacacaacactgagcaaaacaatatAACCATTTTAAGAAACATGTCGCAGTAACGTCCAACACTTGAGTTGTTACCTGTCCAGTAGACAAAGAGCTAGCTCCAAGTCAAACTGTAGCCCCTTTAGCTTCTTTAGGAATACAAGGCCAAAGTTTAACCAGCTTTTTGTTATGTCCCTTTCTTTATCTGGCAACTTCTTCACCAGtgacatttgttgttttttgagGTAATGTCAGATCTTGGT
Protein-coding sequences here:
- the rem1 gene encoding GTP-binding protein REM 1; its protein translation is MTLNTQREKEPLQRRSSTPIPPLYQHPSWTRDPQLSGNTQSDLEHSRPLRGHLPLGQSASYNPGDKSHHYRAHWSSDSDDDSQSDSDCVYRVVLLGDHGVGKTSLAGIFAGVTEKDEQPGEDTYERTLTVDGEETTLIVMDTWENDKLDDEDPSFHDDCLKVGSAYVIVYSVTDRSSFDSAAELRITLRRTRQAENLPIILVGNKSDLVRAREVAVEEGRACAVVFDCKFIETSASLQHNVAELFEGVVRQIRLRRDGNEVTKHRRSIYKRKESLTKKARRFLDKLVARNNQRMAVKVRSKSCHDLAVL